The Leguminivora glycinivorella isolate SPB_JAAS2020 chromosome 7, LegGlyc_1.1, whole genome shotgun sequence genomic interval TACCATTCGACGCACAGATGTCCAGGACCAAGAATAGAGTGCTTGTCAAAGGACTTTTAGAGTAAGTTTCCATAATTGCTATGTTTGTTACATGCCGTAGAGACAGGGATAGTCTTCGGGGCAACTAACGCAGACAATCAGTACCATGAAATACTATTCGACTTTCGGATGTCCAGAACCAAGGAAGGACTGGAAGGACTTCCAGAGTAAGTTTAAATAATTACCATGTTTGCTATACGCTGCGGAGACGAGGTTGATCTATGGTCTCAGCTGCCGCTAACGTAGTCAATCAGTACCATGAAGTACCATTCGATTCGACGCACAGACATCCAACCAAGAATAGAGTGCTTGTCAAAGGACTGTTAGAGGAAGTTTCCATATTTACCAAGTTTGCTTTCCGTCGCCGCTATCACAGTCAATTCAGTACTTGCCACAAACTACTTGTCAAGGGACTGTGAGAGTAAGTTCCCTTTTTACCCTAATGGCCTAATCTATAggtataaagaatattttgaatcTTGAATTTTTTTCCGAAGAAAGATTTTTATTGGTTTTAGGAGACTACTACATCtaagacactggcgatcaaatatataaaagaggcgcgttcctagcacacattttaagctcgtgtagatgaacgcgtaccatgcttgtatgagtgagatatgacaggtcgactgttcgcgtttttgacaggcggtaactgaggtAACCGAGTGGGGGTGGCAccttcagcggggagcgggagtggccatactgtacgatagtactctttattatactgtggctataCAGATACACAGAAAAGGGGTCCGTATACTTCAAgtgtatatgtttttttttctgatggaAATATCCTTATGTTTTCTAATATTGGTTCAGGCGGATTACAATCCTACTGCAACTTATATAGTCACTGCAACCCAACAGTGCGTGTGCAGTCCCATACACATTGCAGTTGGGTTACAGTTTGTCTGTAGCGGCCCTTATTTGTTTTAGAGCTTCAgtcatatttcatttcatttctcgGGAACTTATATTATAACTCTTTACAGGCCAATACACGCAGTGAGTTTCGCTGCCGTCACTAGCACTACTGGTCTCAGCTTACTCTACTTCGGCGTCAACCCTTTGACAGCTGCCTTGGGCGCCGGCAACCTTATACTTTATACGTCTGTTTATACGCCAATGAAGAGGATGTCCATACTTAACACTTGGCTTGGATCTGTGGGTatgttgtaatatttattttggaaTTTTATTGCACATAACAGAGGTACAAATGGCAGACTTAATACTTCATAGCATTCTCATCAGTCGACCATACCAGTTTAAGATTGTAAGACACTTGTCCTGTCAAAAGCGAGTACCAACTATGAACTATCGGtaatagaaacgaacaaaagaagATATTCGCttctgtgtaaataaaatagacaCAATTATGTTCTATAGTTCATCGCTGCTTGTTTACTTTGGTGTCAACCCTGACTACCAGCTCTGAGCGTTGGAAACCTCATACTTTACATTACATGTacgccaataaaacaaaatgttcaCATCTAATATTaatagcttaaaattaaaataatgtatTCTCTGGCTTCATACCACCCATTAGCGCCATCTGTTGTTGAATGTAATAACTATCCTAAAAACGAACGGGGTCACTAATGTAATGTCACTATCCCTATAAAAATTTTAATAGCGCGATTCAgaattgttactacatgtaacAGCGCTATCTAGCGCACGATACGTACAATATCTATGCACAGTTCCTTCCGCGTAGACTTAAAGTCACGGCCGCCCAAGCGCCGtaccgcaccaaggtcatccCATGATCAAAGATAATATATATGATAATGTAATATGGTCCTAAATAACCTGTACCATGTTTTCAGTGGGCGCGATCCCCCCTCTAATGGGCTGGGCGGGCTGCACGGGCTCGCTGGACGCGGGCGCGCTGGTGCTGGGCGTTATTCTCTACTCGTGGCAGTTCCCGCACTTCAACGCGCTGTCGTGGAACCTGCGGCCTGACTACTCTAGGGCCGGGTATAGGATGATGGCTGTTACTGATCCTGGTAAGTTGCTGTGGTTGTTTAGTACagtcaaatttaaaaatatgggaGTGGTTTACTCGAGTTGCTtgaaaatatgtcccatagctcTTATGTCGGCGAATTAACAGCTATTAAGCTATAGGAAATTTAATTACAtccacaaacaaaaaaaaataccctttttATGGCTGGTAACAAAAAATTGAAATGTACAATCACCATTAGATATATTGGAGCTGCCAAATATCTCTCAAATATCGGACCACACACTTCAACAACTCGACAATAGAGGCATGTTTCGATTGAGATTTGTGAGAGCTTTGGTAACTCTGATATATATAATGGCTACTGTACAGTTTCAGACATTATTCCTAGAAGTCAAAGAAAACTTATTTCTTGCACAATATTACGACTTCTCGCTTCTATCCTCACCTcctcaatatatttatatttatattgttaCAGCATTGTGCAGAAGAGTGGCCCTCCGGCACACTGGTGTGATCACCGCGACTTGCCTCGCCTCTTCCTACCTCGGCGTCACCAACACGTGGTTCGCGTTGGAGTCACTGCCTCTCAACGTTTACTTTATGTACTTAGGTATGTAACGGTTCTGAATCGAACGTTATGATTTGATTGATTAAAACTGAAGTTGCATGATCCGCAAAACAAGTGCCATCTAATGAGCTATTTTGAATCTAATTCGAACTCGGGGTCATTACCTCGAGAAAAATCAAAGATTTTATAGCGCGATTTAGAATTTTACTGCGCGGACCAGTGCCATCTGATGAGCAATAATAGAACTAATTCGAGTCCGGGGTCTATATCTCAAATAAATCTAAACAGCGCGATTCAGGATTTTTACTGCACGGATCAGTGCCATCTAATGAGCAGTATTGGAACGAATTCGAGTCCGGGGTCATTATCTCgagaaaaatcttaatagcACGATTCAGGATTTTCACAACACagtatagcgccatctaccgtGAGCATTGGCTTCTTGTTCAGAAAATTTACTATGCTAAATTTTAATTGCGATTTTATTATTCACAGCCTGACACGTGTTTCACACACATGCTAagatacatttttaacccccaacgcaaaaacgaaggggtctgtctgtctgtccgtctgtctgtctgtctgtctgtctgtctgtctgtctgtttgtctgtctgtgtgtgtgtctgtctgtggcatcgtagctcccgaacggatgaaccaatttagatttagtttttttttgtctgaaagctgagttagtcgggagtgttcttagccatgtttcatgaaaatcggtccactatgtcgcggtcgggggttttttcaaaattttaatttttttgcgatGTGTTGTTGATGATAGATATCTTGACTTAGGTAGCTCAATAACGACCCAAGTTCCTTATCGGCTCTTTGCCAATAACTCGCGCTAGTTTTGTTGGCAAGCTGTGTCCTAGTGGCCGATGCTAGTTATTTTGCCGGATCATTGCTCTCTCATCAGTTAATGACTTAATTAATTGACAAAAGACTTACAGCTAGCTCTcaattcaataattattttagatcttacaattaaattaaaagtaatttaGCGCACAAAGACCAAAGAATATTTCCACACCACTATAATATTGGCGCAAGTTATAGAACATAATTTGAGCAATTTTGCTCGTCTATTTAATTTCTTAATCTCAGATGGCATTTTACCCATTAATCTCTTTTTTCAGCGTATGAATTCTACAAAAAATCCGACAGCGGTAGTTCCAGAAAACTCTTCAGGTTCTCTCTAATACACCTACCAGCCTTGATGTTGCTAATGTTAGTCAATAAGAAGTACTGGAGCACTGGCGAAGGACAGGATCAAAAGGACTCCATAAAGAATATAGACGTCAATAAATTGCCGGGGATCACGGTTATACCACGAGGGCCGGTGGTAGCTGCCCAGGAAACGGACTTAGACAAATAAGAACACGTTTTTTTTAGTGAGGTTATGAATTTGTAGAAGTTTTATTTATGTGGACGTTTTGCGATGGCAATGTCACAATTATGTATAAACTTGCCATCTGCCGTTGTGTTGGCACTACGGAAAGGGATGGATAGCTTATTTTTTACATGATAATATGAGACTGTTAGTCACCACCATCTTTATAACATCATTAATATAAGGTCTACCTTATGTATTTGCAATAAGGTTTACGAATTACTAGTTACACGATGGTGGATTTTTTGAACTCCATGATACCAGACCAGATGAGTTTGACCCAAACTACAAAATTCCGTGTTCTGAATATATTTAATCTACAAAGCTGTAGACAAgtatttttactgtaaataatgtataattaattatggAATTTAGTGCGCTTGTGATAAGTTAATAAATCAGTTGAGATTTGTTAGACTAacttattgttatttatttttcgcGCGTCATTGACAGAGAAATAAAACATGATGATAATGAAATCTTACATTTATTTCAAGTGTTCTTTATAAATTAACGTAATGGAATCGAATtgatctacatacatacaaacaggCAACCTGATTTTGAACATACAGACGGACATGGTAAActaacaattaaaattaattaagacGCGAGTCGTGCGTGGATTGAGACCCGTAACTCCGCTACTGAGATAGTTTCACATCTTATTTCCTGAAACAAGCAATAAGTCAATTACAatttagggatcatccacatattacgtcacaccaaatttcaggtttttgacccctcccccccccccctatgtcacgcttttttgtatccctttaacagggattgtcacatttagtatgacccccctcccccccctacactgtgacgtaatatatggatgacgccataTGCTTATACATCAAACTTAGAACCTTAAAAACGAAAAAACCGCACCCAGGATATGAGATATTGTAGGCACAATAATGCTAGCTTTACCAACATTCCTaaatatgggcattttcagaacttgggacaccccaattagcgtaagtcgttaacaaaaattaactcactgtcagttttgtgacgaaaattaagcataaaatctgtctatttttcacgttctgaatgtaaattatcgcttaatgtttatttaattaacacaaaaacaatatttttatagaaatttcatgcttaattatcgtcacaaacctgacagtgagttaatttttgttaacaacttacgctaattggggggtcccaaattctgaaaatgctcatatACTAATTGTCTGTACAGAAATTCAAAGATGTATTTATTAACATGTGGGGACTCATAGTCGAAAGCACTTTCCACACAGAACGAACAGCGTCGCGGCGAAATGTCTCCGTTGCGAGACCTGCCTCGATCATTTTCATACGATGCTCGCATTGTGTGGACCTGCCTATACTGACTAGTATACGTGACACTACGTGGAACGTTTACTACGCAAAATATGAGCACAAAATGAATACAGAGTGGTCATGCTTACTTCTGCTTCTTGGAGCTGCGCTCCTCGCGCGAGTCGTCCCGGGAGCGCTTGTGGCGGTCGCCGGAGTGGCGCTTGCTGTCGCCGTTGGACTTGTGGCTGCTCGACTTGTGGTCGCGCTCGTGGTGGGACGACTTGTGGTGCTTGTCGCGGTTCTTTGATGGACTGGAAAATGTACAAATATTGATTAGACTACTAATTGTCAAGTGTACTGTTGGATCTATTTAGATGCTAACTCTACAGTTGTTTTAGAAAAGTAAAGCCTAATATTTGGCTGAACTCGTCCGCATGAGCTGCGACAATTTGATCCTTACTTGCTGCAACTATGTCTCGAGCTCTTAATAGGATAGGAAGATTTCTGCGTCTAAGGACAATAAGCGGATACACTTATGTCTCGAGCTCGAGTTTATATGATTGAATTCTAACTCAGATTGGTAATTTATTGCTGTAGCGCAACACCAGCATATCACGGACACCCTTGCATTTGTTGACAAACTTAGTAATATTTAGCTTAGGTTTCTTATTGTCGTAGCGCGATATGTCACGGCCACCCTCGAATATTCTGACACAGTTGGTGTTGAATATTAGTTACTAATATTTTGACTCTTACCTGCTGCTACTATGTTTCGACGGACTCTTATGGCTCGAGCTCTTATGATTGGAACTCGAACTCTTATGATTTGAGCTCGAGCTCTTATGGTTGGAACTCGAACTCTTATGGTTCTTATCATGCTTGGACTTCTTGTCATCATAGCGCGATATGTCGCGGCCGCCTTTACGTTTGCGGTCGAAGTCTGCGTCGCCGCGTTCGTAGTTACGTTCCTTTTTGTCTTCTTCGGCGGCTTCACGCTCTAAATCGGACCAGTCTTTGCCGGATTCCTCTTCTTCTTctgtaatattatattaaagatTATTCTATCAGTACTTTTTAAACTGATTTACACTTAGGTCTAAAATATGAGTTTATAAGCACCTACGTTCGCATCTCTTCCGTTGGATACGTGTTTATTCGATAGGAGACAAAACAATCTGCATATTtgcataaatattattaatttgtatattttactCTTCAATTAATTGACAGACCGTCATCTTCCGAGGGTTTCTATCTTTGCGCACTCAGTTGTTGACAAATATTTCTTACTAGTTTACAAGATTTAGGACTCAGTTTCTAATGGTGCTCTAACTGCACGCCTAAGTTACAGATGGGTTGCAGTCCGCCCAACTGTGTCGGCCATAAAATGATGAGAATCTTACCTTCTCCTTCACTGGAGCCGTCAGACACGTCAGAGGCCTCGGAGTCGTACTCTGAATCATCGTCAGATTCTTCCTCTGATTCAACATCGGTAGGCTCGTATGCATCATCCTCTTCTTCTGAATCGTCATCCGCTTTCTGAAACACAAACACGAAGCTTTAGTATGATTGAAgataccagtaggcctagcacatgat includes:
- the LOC125227851 gene encoding LOW QUALITY PROTEIN: protoheme IX farnesyltransferase, mitochondrial (The sequence of the model RefSeq protein was modified relative to this genomic sequence to represent the inferred CDS: inserted 1 base in 1 codon); protein product: MSYIKVLHCTFCLKHGVAGISTKSVLMKIGNGTLSQQLVRISTSSSWQSKLPLTTQSQTATPAKKAKNEDTRVWKETPXHDRTNNVGQYCMMLSKFRLTSLVVMTSMAGYALAPAPFSPTTFALCAAGTGLVSAAANAVNQYHEVPFDAQMSRTKNRVLVKGLLEPIHAVSFAAVTSTTGLSLLYFGVNPLTAALGAGNLILYTSVYTPMKRMSILNTWLGSVVGAIPPLMGWAGCTGSLDAGALVLGVILYSWQFPHFNALSWNLRPDYSRAGYRMMAVTDPALCRRVALRHTGVITATCLASSYLGVTNTWFALESLPLNVYFMYLAYEFYKKSDSGSSRKLFRFSLIHLPALMLLMLVNKKYWSTGEGQDQKDSIKNIDVNKLPGITVIPRGPVVAAQETDLDK